The proteins below are encoded in one region of Ursus arctos isolate Adak ecotype North America unplaced genomic scaffold, UrsArc2.0 scaffold_24, whole genome shotgun sequence:
- the CCR7 gene encoding C-C chemokine receptor type 7 isoform X1 gives MFQTNAVPGACDESSQQCPHPSPRLSFLTKSCPCLPSNNFLTLSPAGKPMKSLLVVALLVIFQVCLCQDEVTDDYIGDNTTVDYTLYESVCFKKDVRSFKAWFLPIVYSIICFMGLLGNGLVVLTYIYFKRLKTMTDTYLLNLAMADILFLLTLPFWAYSAAKSWTFGVHVCKVIFGIYKISFFSGMLLLLCISIDRYVAIVQAVSAHRHRARVLFISKLSCAGIWMLAMVLSTPELLYSGLQKSSSEQTLRCSLNTEHVADLITIQVAQMVVGFLIPLGAMSFCYLVIIRTLLQARNFERNKAIKVIIAVVVVFIAFQLPYNGVVLAQTVANFNITGSGSCELSKQLNIAYDVTYSLACVRCCVNPFLYAFIGVKFRSDLFKLFKDLGCLSQERLRQWSSCRHTRRSSMSVEAETTTTFSP, from the exons ATGTTCCAGACAAACGCGGTGCCTGGGGCTTGTGATGAAAGTTCCCAAcagtgcccccacccctccccgagGCTTTCTTTCCTAACAAAGAGCTGTCCCTGTCTGCCAAGCAATAACTTTCTCACCTTGTCTCCTGCAGGGAAACCAATGAAAAGCCTGCTGGTGGTGGCTCTCCTTGTCATTTTCCAG GTGTGCCTGTGCCAAGATGAGGTCACGGATGATTACATCGGAGACAACACCACGGTGGACTACACGCTTTATGAGTCCGTGTGCTTCAAGAAAGACGTGCGCAGCTTCAAAGCCTGGTTCCTGCCAATCGTGTACAGCATCATTTGCTTCATGGGCCTGCTGGGCAACGGGCTGGTTGTGCTGACCTACATCTATTTCAAGAGGCTCAAGACCATGACCGACACCTACCTGCTCAACCTGGCCATGGCGGACATCCTCTTCCTCCTGACCCTTCCCTTCTGGGCATACAGCGCGGCCAAGTCCTGGACCTTCGGCGTGCACGTTTGCAAGGTCATCTTTGGCATCTACAAGATAAGCTTCTTCAGCGGCATGCTGCTGCTTCTTTGCATCAGCATCGACCGCTACGTGGCCATCGTCCAGGCCGTCTCGGCCCACCGCCACCGAGCCCGCGTCCTTTTCATCAGCAAGCTCTCGTGCGCGGGCATCTGGATGCTGGCCATGGTGCTGTCCACCCCAGAGCTCCTGTACAGCGGCCTCCAGAAGAGCAGCAGCGAGCAAACGCTGCGGTGCTCCCTCAACACCGAGCACGTGGCAGACTTGATCACCATCCAGGTGGCCCAGATGGTGGTAGGCTTTCTGATCCCCCTGGGGGCCATGAGCTTCTGCTACCTCGTCATCATCCGCACCCTGCTCCAGGCCCGCAACTTCGAGCGCAACAAGGCCATCAAGGTCATCATCGCCGTGGTCGTGGTCTTCATCGCCTTCCAGCTGCCCTACAACGGGGTGGTCCTGGCCCAGACGGTGGCCAACTTCAACATCACGGGCAGCGGCAGCTGTGAGCTCAGCAAGCAGCTCAACATCGCCTATGACGTCACCTACAGCCTGGCCTGCGTCCGCTGCTGCGTCAACCCTTTCTTATATGCCTTCATTGGCGTCAAGTTCAGGAGCGACCTCTTCAAGCTCTTTAAGGACTTGGGCTGCCTGAGCCAGGAGCGGCTCCGGCAGTGGTCTTCCTGCCGCCACACCCGGCGCTCCTCCATGAGCGTGGAGGCCGAGACCACCACCACCTTCTCCCCGTAG
- the CCR7 gene encoding C-C chemokine receptor type 7 isoform X2 gives MDLGKPMKSLLVVALLVIFQVCLCQDEVTDDYIGDNTTVDYTLYESVCFKKDVRSFKAWFLPIVYSIICFMGLLGNGLVVLTYIYFKRLKTMTDTYLLNLAMADILFLLTLPFWAYSAAKSWTFGVHVCKVIFGIYKISFFSGMLLLLCISIDRYVAIVQAVSAHRHRARVLFISKLSCAGIWMLAMVLSTPELLYSGLQKSSSEQTLRCSLNTEHVADLITIQVAQMVVGFLIPLGAMSFCYLVIIRTLLQARNFERNKAIKVIIAVVVVFIAFQLPYNGVVLAQTVANFNITGSGSCELSKQLNIAYDVTYSLACVRCCVNPFLYAFIGVKFRSDLFKLFKDLGCLSQERLRQWSSCRHTRRSSMSVEAETTTTFSP, from the exons ATGGACCTGG GGAAACCAATGAAAAGCCTGCTGGTGGTGGCTCTCCTTGTCATTTTCCAG GTGTGCCTGTGCCAAGATGAGGTCACGGATGATTACATCGGAGACAACACCACGGTGGACTACACGCTTTATGAGTCCGTGTGCTTCAAGAAAGACGTGCGCAGCTTCAAAGCCTGGTTCCTGCCAATCGTGTACAGCATCATTTGCTTCATGGGCCTGCTGGGCAACGGGCTGGTTGTGCTGACCTACATCTATTTCAAGAGGCTCAAGACCATGACCGACACCTACCTGCTCAACCTGGCCATGGCGGACATCCTCTTCCTCCTGACCCTTCCCTTCTGGGCATACAGCGCGGCCAAGTCCTGGACCTTCGGCGTGCACGTTTGCAAGGTCATCTTTGGCATCTACAAGATAAGCTTCTTCAGCGGCATGCTGCTGCTTCTTTGCATCAGCATCGACCGCTACGTGGCCATCGTCCAGGCCGTCTCGGCCCACCGCCACCGAGCCCGCGTCCTTTTCATCAGCAAGCTCTCGTGCGCGGGCATCTGGATGCTGGCCATGGTGCTGTCCACCCCAGAGCTCCTGTACAGCGGCCTCCAGAAGAGCAGCAGCGAGCAAACGCTGCGGTGCTCCCTCAACACCGAGCACGTGGCAGACTTGATCACCATCCAGGTGGCCCAGATGGTGGTAGGCTTTCTGATCCCCCTGGGGGCCATGAGCTTCTGCTACCTCGTCATCATCCGCACCCTGCTCCAGGCCCGCAACTTCGAGCGCAACAAGGCCATCAAGGTCATCATCGCCGTGGTCGTGGTCTTCATCGCCTTCCAGCTGCCCTACAACGGGGTGGTCCTGGCCCAGACGGTGGCCAACTTCAACATCACGGGCAGCGGCAGCTGTGAGCTCAGCAAGCAGCTCAACATCGCCTATGACGTCACCTACAGCCTGGCCTGCGTCCGCTGCTGCGTCAACCCTTTCTTATATGCCTTCATTGGCGTCAAGTTCAGGAGCGACCTCTTCAAGCTCTTTAAGGACTTGGGCTGCCTGAGCCAGGAGCGGCTCCGGCAGTGGTCTTCCTGCCGCCACACCCGGCGCTCCTCCATGAGCGTGGAGGCCGAGACCACCACCACCTTCTCCCCGTAG